The following proteins are encoded in a genomic region of Streptomyces sp. NBC_01723:
- a CDS encoding glutamine synthetase family protein, which yields MADHGLWDEARTAAAERVEASLAGLDFVRLVFGDPHGLARSKTLTADAFRTVLRNGMNFSPGPFVFDTGHAVAVDFLGDHGIGVDEIAGAGNFVLVPDPLTFHPLPGGDARTAWVIGDEYLRDGSPHPLSSRTVLRRVVDRYTERDLAPVLGLEVEWYLTRRLDDAPGNTGNGFGLQGGAPRVSALNAGYQFNLDAYYDTVAPLTDPLALHLLALGLPLRSMEHESGPGQVETTFAPMSALDTADAMLLFRTVTKSWCARRGHHASFMSQPLLDAADPSGWHLNQSVTDLTTGTNLFGTEGPSGGLSPHGKAYAEGLLNWARELFLLSVPTVNGYRRLAAEHTLAPTRLGWSEEDRSAMLRVVGRGAGAHIENRIGEPCANPYLAVAAQLFAGLEGIAAPAAPVEAAGAAVPGDAGLVPQGLREALDAFRAGRAARLLGDPLAACLAKLKESELRRFEAWCHTCPPAPGQVTEWEQREYFGAY from the coding sequence GTGGCCGATCACGGGCTGTGGGACGAGGCCCGGACCGCCGCGGCCGAGCGGGTCGAGGCGAGCCTCGCCGGCCTCGACTTCGTGCGCCTCGTCTTCGGCGACCCGCACGGTCTGGCCCGTTCCAAGACCCTCACCGCCGACGCGTTCCGCACCGTGCTGCGCAACGGCATGAACTTCAGCCCCGGCCCGTTCGTCTTCGACACCGGACACGCCGTCGCCGTCGACTTCCTCGGCGACCACGGCATCGGCGTCGACGAGATCGCCGGCGCCGGGAACTTCGTCCTGGTCCCCGACCCGCTCACCTTCCACCCGCTGCCGGGCGGCGACGCACGCACCGCCTGGGTCATCGGGGACGAGTACCTGCGCGACGGCAGCCCGCACCCGCTCTCGTCGCGGACCGTGCTGCGGCGCGTCGTCGACCGGTACACCGAGCGGGATCTCGCGCCCGTCCTCGGCCTCGAGGTCGAGTGGTACCTCACCCGGCGCCTCGACGACGCCCCCGGCAACACCGGCAACGGCTTCGGGCTGCAGGGCGGGGCACCGCGCGTGTCCGCCCTGAACGCCGGCTACCAGTTCAACCTCGACGCGTACTACGACACCGTCGCCCCCCTCACCGACCCGCTCGCCCTGCACCTGCTCGCCCTCGGCCTGCCGCTGAGGTCGATGGAGCACGAGTCGGGGCCCGGCCAGGTCGAGACGACGTTCGCCCCGATGTCCGCCCTGGACACCGCCGACGCGATGCTGCTCTTCCGCACGGTCACCAAGAGCTGGTGCGCCCGACGCGGACACCACGCCTCCTTCATGTCGCAACCGCTCCTGGACGCCGCCGACCCCAGTGGCTGGCACCTCAACCAGTCGGTCACCGACCTCACCACCGGCACCAACCTCTTCGGCACCGAAGGCCCCTCCGGCGGGCTGTCCCCGCACGGCAAGGCGTACGCGGAGGGGCTGCTGAACTGGGCCCGCGAACTGTTCCTCCTCTCGGTGCCCACCGTCAACGGCTACCGGCGGCTCGCCGCCGAGCACACCCTGGCGCCCACCCGGCTCGGCTGGAGCGAGGAGGACCGCAGCGCCATGCTCCGCGTCGTCGGCCGCGGTGCCGGGGCGCACATCGAGAACCGGATCGGCGAGCCGTGCGCCAATCCGTATCTCGCCGTCGCCGCCCAGCTGTTCGCGGGCCTCGAGGGGATCGCTGCGCCGGCCGCACCCGTGGAGGCCGCCGGGGCCGCGGTGCCGGGCGATGCCGGCCTCGTACCGCAGGGGCTGCGCGAGGCCCTGGACGCCTTCCGCGCCGGCCGTGCCGCCCGGCTGCTCGGCGACCCGCTCGCGGCCTGCCTGGCCAAGCTGAAGGAGAGCGAACTGCGCCGCTTCGAGGCCTGGTGCCACACCTGCCCGCCGGCGCCCGGACAGGTCACCGAGTGGGAACAGCGCGAGTACTTCGGCGCCTACTGA
- the purB gene encoding adenylosuccinate lyase, whose product MIARYTLPDMARLFDDRTRYATWARVEILASQAQADLGHIPARAVQDMRRARVPDPERVAEIERERDHEVLSFLAAWCEDIPQPSARWVHHGMTSYDLVDTALGHTLARATDLLTAAALRLRRVLTGRALEHWDTVMAGRTHGMHAEPTTFGHKLATHAFAVDRSLHRLAAARQAVAVGTVSGSVGTYALIDPRVEEHVLAALGLAAEPAPSQVVARDRHAQLLQAVATLGACVEQIALELRLLQRTEVREVEEHRTGAYQGSSAMPHKRNPTTSERLCGLARLLRGYADTALENVALWHERDLAHQSVERVILPDSLCVGHFQVTRAADLVDSLTVDADRMRAHLDDTGGLLYSSAVLADLLAGGTEREHAYRSVQAAAHRTLAGGEDFGAALAAHGIHTTALAPERYLTHHDVIRTRLEKLHELED is encoded by the coding sequence ATGATTGCCCGCTACACGCTGCCCGACATGGCCCGCCTCTTCGACGACCGCACCCGCTACGCCACCTGGGCGCGGGTGGAGATCCTCGCCTCCCAGGCCCAGGCCGACCTCGGCCACATCCCCGCCCGGGCCGTCCAGGACATGCGCCGTGCCCGCGTACCCGACCCCGAGCGGGTCGCGGAGATCGAACGCGAACGCGACCACGAGGTGCTCTCCTTCCTCGCCGCCTGGTGCGAGGACATCCCCCAGCCCTCCGCCCGCTGGGTGCACCACGGCATGACCAGCTACGACCTCGTCGACACCGCGCTGGGCCACACCCTGGCCCGCGCCACCGACCTGCTCACCGCCGCCGCCCTGCGCCTGCGCCGCGTCCTGACCGGCCGCGCCCTGGAGCACTGGGACACCGTCATGGCCGGCCGCACCCACGGCATGCACGCCGAACCCACCACGTTCGGCCACAAACTCGCCACCCACGCCTTCGCCGTCGACCGCAGCCTGCACCGGCTCGCCGCCGCCCGCCAGGCCGTCGCCGTGGGCACCGTCTCCGGCTCCGTGGGCACCTACGCCCTGATCGACCCGCGCGTGGAGGAACACGTCCTGGCCGCCCTGGGCCTGGCCGCCGAACCCGCACCCAGCCAGGTCGTCGCCCGCGACCGCCACGCCCAGCTCCTGCAGGCCGTGGCCACCCTCGGCGCCTGCGTCGAACAGATCGCCCTGGAACTGCGCCTGCTGCAGCGCACCGAGGTCCGCGAGGTCGAGGAACACCGCACCGGCGCCTACCAGGGCTCCAGCGCCATGCCCCACAAACGCAACCCCACCACCAGCGAACGCCTGTGCGGCCTGGCCCGACTGCTGCGCGGCTACGCCGACACCGCCCTGGAGAACGTCGCCCTGTGGCACGAACGCGACCTCGCCCACCAGAGCGTGGAACGGGTGATCCTGCCCGACAGCCTCTGCGTCGGCCACTTCCAGGTCACCAGGGCCGCCGACCTCGTCGACTCGCTCACCGTCGACGCCGACCGCATGCGCGCCCACCTCGATGACACCGGCGGCCTCCTCTACAGCTCCGCCGTCCTCGCCGACCTCCTCGCCGGCGGCACGGAACGCGAACACGCCTACCGCAGCGTGCAGGCCGCCGCCCACCGCACCCTCGCCGGCGGCGAGGACTTCGGCGCCGCCCTGGCCGCCCACGGCATCCACACCACCGCCCTGGCCCCCGAGCGCTACCTCACCCACCACGACGTCATCCGCACCCGACTGGAGAAGCTGCATGAGCTGGAAGACTGA
- a CDS encoding GNAT family N-acetyltransferase, giving the protein MSWKTERVTGAALDLDEALRVYRDSGLGARRPLADRARFAAMLAGANLVLAARDEQGTLLGLVRAVSDFSYVTYVSDIAVVRAHQRLGIGRALINATRDAAPAAKLVLLSAPAAAGYYPHIGFTRHESAWVLTP; this is encoded by the coding sequence ATGAGCTGGAAGACTGAACGCGTCACGGGCGCCGCCCTCGACCTGGACGAGGCCCTTCGCGTCTACCGCGACTCCGGCCTCGGCGCCCGCCGCCCCCTGGCCGACCGCGCACGCTTCGCCGCCATGCTCGCCGGCGCCAACCTCGTCCTGGCCGCCCGCGACGAACAGGGCACCCTGCTGGGCCTGGTCCGCGCCGTCTCCGACTTCTCCTACGTCACCTACGTCAGCGACATCGCCGTCGTCCGCGCACACCAGCGCCTGGGCATCGGCCGCGCCCTCATCAACGCCACCCGCGACGCGGCACCCGCCGCCAAACTCGTCCTGCTGTCCGCGCCCGCGGCCGCCGGCTACTACCCGCACATCGGCTTCACCCGCCACGAGTCGGCCTGGGTCCTCACCCCCTGA
- a CDS encoding response regulator transcription factor, producing the protein MTHTPAQALLAARPPERAAPRTAGGHEPAAAHAAAALSRPSGRRVLVVDADTGSADLLLTQLRRHGHHALGVRRGGDALRAHEDADLVLLDLELPDLDGLEVCRALRAVSRVPVIIVTARASELDCVLGLQAGADDYVAKPYGLRELMARIEAVIRRAEWQPAAAREIRHGLLHIDTGSREVLVGGEEVALTRKEFDLLCLLASHPGTVVPRKQLLQRIWGDSWSRRTVDTHVSSLRGKLGDSGWIVTVRGVGFMLGSPQPGARP; encoded by the coding sequence ATGACCCACACACCGGCACAGGCCTTGCTCGCCGCCCGCCCGCCCGAGCGTGCCGCCCCGCGGACCGCGGGCGGGCACGAGCCGGCCGCCGCCCACGCGGCGGCGGCCCTCAGCCGGCCCTCCGGGCGCCGCGTCCTGGTCGTCGACGCCGACACCGGCAGCGCCGACCTGCTCCTGACCCAGCTGCGCCGCCACGGCCACCACGCCCTCGGCGTACGCCGCGGCGGCGACGCGCTGCGCGCCCACGAGGACGCCGACCTGGTCCTCCTCGACCTCGAACTGCCCGACCTGGACGGCCTGGAGGTCTGCCGGGCCCTGCGGGCCGTCAGCCGGGTGCCCGTCATCATCGTCACCGCCCGCGCCTCCGAACTCGACTGCGTCCTGGGCCTGCAGGCGGGTGCCGACGACTACGTGGCCAAGCCCTACGGCCTGCGCGAGCTGATGGCCCGCATCGAGGCCGTGATACGCCGCGCCGAGTGGCAGCCCGCCGCCGCCCGCGAGATCCGCCACGGCCTCCTGCACATCGACACCGGCTCCCGCGAGGTCCTCGTCGGCGGCGAGGAAGTCGCCCTGACCCGCAAGGAGTTCGACCTGCTGTGCCTGCTCGCCTCGCACCCCGGCACGGTCGTCCCCCGCAAACAGCTCCTCCAGCGCATCTGGGGCGACTCCTGGTCCCGCCGCACCGTCGACACCCACGTCAGCAGCCTGCGCGGCAAACTCGGCGACAGCGGCTGGATCGTCACCGTGCGCGGCGTGGGCTTCATGCTGGGCAGCCCCCAGCCCGGTGCCCGGCCCTGA
- a CDS encoding enediyne antibiotic chromoprotein — translation MQIRSRLTRSGLLGAATVAALAFTAAPASAAPAVTATPAAGLADGQLVTVSGTGFPAGAEVAVSQCREATTCTDTLARATVGADGTFRTPYTVRRQFTATDWSTGTGSTVTVDCAAQACQLVAYLEATGPVGTGISF, via the coding sequence ATGCAGATCCGCTCGCGTCTGACCAGGTCCGGCCTGCTGGGCGCCGCCACCGTCGCCGCCCTCGCCTTCACCGCCGCCCCGGCCTCCGCGGCCCCGGCCGTGACCGCCACCCCCGCGGCCGGCCTGGCCGACGGCCAGTTGGTGACCGTGTCCGGCACCGGCTTCCCGGCCGGCGCCGAGGTCGCCGTCTCGCAGTGCCGGGAGGCCACCACCTGCACCGACACCCTGGCCAGGGCCACCGTCGGAGCCGACGGCACCTTCCGCACCCCCTACACCGTGCGCCGGCAGTTCACGGCCACCGACTGGAGCACCGGCACCGGTTCCACCGTCACCGTGGACTGCGCCGCACAGGCCTGCCAGCTGGTCGCCTACCTGGAGGCCACCGGCCCGGTCGGCACCGGCATCTCCTTCTGA
- a CDS encoding helix-turn-helix domain-containing protein → MCHPGWRQAMCAAQRLRDLAQVRRVRDRIDRDSTRPLDVEALARAEGLPAGLLAARFREAYGLSPYAYVTVRRVERAMELLRQGELGTAQLARAVGCPCAQVLAARFAELAGMSVQDYRRRAAAGAGGLPWCAGRPAPPDSRAPARPA, encoded by the coding sequence ATGTGCCATCCGGGATGGCGGCAGGCGATGTGCGCCGCGCAGCGTCTGCGGGACCTCGCGCAGGTGCGCCGCGTCCGCGACCGCATCGACCGGGACAGTACGCGGCCGCTGGACGTCGAGGCACTCGCCCGCGCGGAGGGCCTGCCGGCCGGGCTGCTCGCCGCGCGGTTCCGGGAGGCCTACGGCCTGTCCCCGTACGCCTATGTGACGGTGCGGCGGGTGGAGCGGGCGATGGAACTGCTGCGCCAGGGCGAGCTGGGCACGGCGCAGCTCGCCCGGGCCGTGGGCTGCCCCTGCGCGCAGGTCCTCGCCGCCCGTTTCGCCGAACTGGCCGGCATGAGCGTCCAGGACTACCGCAGGCGGGCAGCGGCCGGCGCCGGCGGGCTGCCGTGGTGTGCGGGCCGGCCGGCGCCGCCGGACTCCCGCGCCCCGGCCCGGCCGGCGTGA
- a CDS encoding VOC family protein yields the protein MDLRLHTSSLPHDDPDAALAFYRDVLGFEVRQDVGRGRTRWITVSPAGRPDTALLLAPAAAGAQVTDAERGRVLEMMAKGTWGLIVLATGDLDATFARVQAAGAEIVQEPARRAGGVRECAVRDPAGNLVRIREVPRATGGTGRGGA from the coding sequence ATGGACCTCCGCCTGCATACGAGTTCCCTGCCGCACGACGATCCGGACGCCGCCCTCGCTTTCTACCGGGACGTCCTGGGCTTCGAAGTCCGCCAGGACGTGGGGCGGGGCCGCACCCGCTGGATCACGGTCTCTCCCGCCGGCCGGCCGGACACCGCCCTGCTGCTGGCGCCGGCGGCGGCCGGCGCGCAGGTCACCGACGCCGAGCGCGGCCGTGTCCTGGAGATGATGGCCAAGGGCACCTGGGGTCTCATCGTCCTCGCCACCGGCGACCTCGACGCCACGTTCGCCCGGGTGCAGGCCGCCGGCGCGGAGATCGTCCAGGAGCCGGCACGGCGCGCGGGCGGGGTGCGGGAGTGCGCGGTCCGCGATCCCGCGGGCAACCTGGTCCGTATCCGGGAGGTGCCCCGCGCCACCGGCGGCACCGGGCGAGGGGGCGCGTGA